The following nucleotide sequence is from Acidobacteriota bacterium.
ACGCCATGCCGGTGCGCCTTGTCGAGCGCGTCGGCGATCTGGATCGCGACGCGCAGGAGCTCCTCGGTGGGGAGCGGGCCGCGCTCGAGCCGCGCGGCGAGCGTCTCCCCCTCGAGGCATTCCATGACGATGTAGTCCACGCCCTCCTGGCGGCCGACGTCGTGGAGCGTGCATATGTGCGGATGGTTGAGGCTCGAGACCGCCTTCGCCTCGCGCTCGAAGCGCGCGCGGATCTCGGGGTGCGCCGAGAGGTGCGCGGGGAGAACTTTCACCGCGACGTCGCGATCGAGCCGCGTGTCGCGCGCGCGGTAGACCTCGCCCATGCCGCCCGCGCCGAGCGGGGCGAGGATCTCGTACGGACCGAGGCGCTGTCCGGGGGTGAGGGGCATGGCGGACGAAACGTACATCAAAAGGTGCGGCAGATCAGCAGTGCCTCAGCGTCTCCAGGAACTCTTCGACCGACACGTCGAGAATCTTGCAAATGCTTCGGATGACTCCCGCGGTGATTTCGCGATGACGCGGAAGCACGATCGGTTCGGGAATTCCCGCGTTGACGTAAATACTGTGGCGACCGCCTTCTCTCGCCAGCCTGCAACCGTAGGCTCGCGTGAGCGCGCGCACGACCTTGTCGCGCGATTGCGGCGCTACATTCGGCATTCGTCAAGGTGTCGCTTGACGATCAGCGGGAGCGGAACTGGAAACGCAAACTCGCCACGGGGGACCTCGCGGGGAGGGTTCAACCTGGGCTTCCAGTGGTATTTCAGGAGCACGCGCTCGAGCGTACCGCGGGCAAGACAATCCTCGACGAAGAGCTGGGCGGCTTCCAGCAGGTTCGCCATCGCTTCGCCGTCCGTCTTGCCCTGTGTCACGACAGGAAGACCGATGCACTCGGCGACGTACCAGTTCCCCTCCGGTCGGATCGTGCCCTTCAGATAGAAGGTCACTTTGCGGACCATCGGTCGCCTCCGTTCTCTTGGTTGATGCCCGGGAATATACCGCTTGGTCACAGAGGCGGCAATGAACGCGGGGCGCGGGTACTCCCCGAACCGTTGTCCGGGGGTGAGGGGCATGGCGGACGAAAAGCTACACCAAACGGGGATAGAATCCCGCGTTGTTCGGCCCGCGCCGTGGGCGGTTAGCTCAGCGGGAGAGCATCTGCCTTACACGCAGAGGGTCGCTGGTTCAAATCCAGCACCGCCCACCAAGGCGCCGCCGGGTCACTCCGCCG
It contains:
- a CDS encoding type II toxin-antitoxin system HicA family toxin, giving the protein MPNVAPQSRDKVVRALTRAYGCRLAREGGRHSIYVNAGIPEPIVLPRHREITAGVIRSICKILDVSVEEFLETLRHC
- a CDS encoding type II toxin-antitoxin system HicB family antitoxin produces the protein MVRKVTFYLKGTIRPEGNWYVAECIGLPVVTQGKTDGEAMANLLEAAQLFVEDCLARGTLERVLLKYHWKPRLNPPREVPRGEFAFPVPLPLIVKRHLDECRM
- a CDS encoding serine/threonine protein kinase; amino-acid sequence: MPLTPGQRLGPYEILAPLGAGGMGEVYRARDTRLDRDVAVKVLPAHLSAHPEIRARFEREAKAVSSLNHPHICTLHDVGRQEGVDYIVMECLEGETLAARLERGPLPTEELLRVAIQIADALDKAHRHGV